The Sandaracinus amylolyticus genomic interval CGCGGCGATCGTCGGTGCGATCTCGCGACGCACTTCGGCGACGAGCTGCCGCACCGCCGTGATCCTGCGCAGCATCTGGGTCTCGAGCGGCGCGAAGAGATCGTGCGCCGCGCTCGCGATCGCCTTGCGCTGCCGCGTCGCGGGCACGCCGGCGCGCTCCAGGGCGTGCGCGATCCGATCCGGCGCCGCGAACGACGCGCCGGTCCGCGGATCGGAGAGAGGCCGTCGCACGTCGCGCTCTGCGCTCGCGAGCCGCTGCCGTGCGATCGCGATCGCCTCGCTCGCGCCCCAGCTCGCGCTCGCCGCGGATGGTGTCGTCTCGAGCGCCTGCGCCAGCTGCACTGCGCCCTCGAAGTCGAGCAGCTCGGGGAGCAGCTCCGCGCCGTGCCGCGAGCGCGCGGGTGACGAGCGACCCTGCGACGACGAAGAGCCCTGCGACGACGCGCGAAGCGCGGCAGTCGCGCTCGCCAGCGGACGGCGGGGGGACACGGGGCGGTGGAACAGCGGGCCCAAGCGCCGCTGCTTAGCGGACATCGCCACCCGCGCGCAACGTGGACGCCCCCGGATCGTCGCGGTCCAGCGCGCATTCCGGGCCTCCCACGCGCGATCGCAGATGCGGCAGCGAGCCCCAGCCCACGACGGGGCGATCGCCCCAGCGCACATTCTTGTCGCCGCGGAGCAGGCTTCTATCTGAGCGTCGGATGGAGCCGATCGATGCCGACCTCGCACCGGAGCCCGACGAGGACGACGACGAGTGGGCGCCGCCGACGTTCGTCGAGATCAAGATGGACGCCGAGATCGGCGCCTATCAGAGCGACGACGCGACGAGCTGAGGGGCGCGCTTGTTCGTCCGAGTCCTCGGCGCGGCCGCGGGAGGTGGCTTCCCGCAATGGAACTGCGGCTGCGCGCAGTGTGCCGGCGTGCGCGCCGGGACGATCCGGGCGACCCCGCGAACGCAGGAGTCCGTCGCGGTGAGCGCCGACGGCGAGCGCTGGATCCTGCTCAACGCGTCGCCCGACGTGCGCGCCCAGATCGAGGCGTTCGCGCCGCTCCATCCACGTCCACCGCGGCGCACACCGATCGCCGCGGTCGTGCTCACCAACGCCGATCTCGATCACTGTCTCGGACTGCTCGGCATGCGCGAGGGGACGCGCCTGTCGGTGCTGTCCACCGACACCACCCGTCGCGCGTTCGTCGAGGACAACGTGCTGTGCGGCGCGCTCGATCGAATCGAGTGGGTGACGCTCGCGCCGGGCTCGACGCGAGAGATC includes:
- a CDS encoding DUF3348 family protein, with the protein product MCAGAIAPSWAGARCRICDRAWEARNARWTATIRGRPRCARVAMSAKQRRLGPLFHRPVSPRRPLASATAALRASSQGSSSSQGRSSPARSRHGAELLPELLDFEGAVQLAQALETTPSAASASWGASEAIAIARQRLASAERDVRRPLSDPRTGASFAAPDRIAHALERAGVPATRQRKAIASAAHDLFAPLETQMLRRITAVRQLVAEVRREIAPTIAASAPNAARLEQIDAALGQATSARSDALFSRAIVAMRDAFAADLEVAVLALPKPCDEVPLATWASPSGPVGEHVARCEAFVVASFLHERARLDMLVRNTLGERLA